The following proteins are encoded in a genomic region of Molothrus aeneus isolate 106 chromosome 14, BPBGC_Maene_1.0, whole genome shotgun sequence:
- the IRS4 gene encoding insulin receptor substrate 4, with protein MASGMNGPAGGGGGSSEEEPGARHTGGGAAPQQEPGVLGAAAGEGEPAAGEGGRCPSPQPHHLLLLLRRSPSASLCPAPEAAPAPGRAVPSAGRGGQPPPAGRGAGEDVRKCGYLRKQKHGHKRYFVLRAESHLAPARLEYYDSEKKFKSSLRAAGAGGAAALCCPPPKRVIPLYQCFTVSRRADAKHKHIIALYTKDEYFAMLAENEAEQEAWYQAISELMNQSKRGFLEQEDHADQQVDEDDEHYGATLRPGTVFKEVWQVNVKPKGLGQTKNLTGVYRLCLSSKAIHLVKLNSEVPSVHLQLMNIRRCGHSENFFFIEVGRSASIGPGELWMQVDDSVVAQNMHETFLDTMKALKAFAEFRPRSKSQSSGGGSGTNPISFITTRRHLGNLPPSQTGLQRRSRTESVAGGTPPTTKSNNSYRFRTSSEGEGTMTRPFRSVTGSLIHLNTARMNLGRQEGSGRYVRAAFSSSYHTRSASLPVSHFPSTTSPISVSSSSGHGSASDMLTRPSSSSVCGSPSDGGFISSDEYGSSPGDFRYFRVRSNTPDSLGNTPPIREENCLSEYMSMNKQQGDDGSRDDYMEAEKCFRKRAYSLTKPTSVAVQQKTTQTTALLDEDSAGNHGRLLYSETPKFKDNHELEYSDTNLDSMCNQSRSKARDDGYMPMMPGVASSLSSTSDYLPMTPKSMSVPKQINNSWSPSQVDSRGYMMMFPKGSSSPVRSPLTGFASKGSNEKIVNNEYMDMSPGNSVPKHPGDSNYIHTTSVSKGFSSYFSLPRSFKALSGQNGDHSEYVPMSSPGKLLYGAPENVKGVSSETLANGISKLPTLKGSDEGLGQSRAARPTRLPLGTRGSNTIPRMYDRTVPPEPASPGEYINIDFNEKASNTPYSLSAEGSPSSLGSSSDHRQSPLSDYMSVDLDVQSPKAAKELSNSLTDISIYASSSIPRNQPNPDYARLSFGAACVSTASNRTDDYTEMTFNMAATPPRPFATESDSAGKMDSPSSIVNRLCIVDRYAGSSSFSVPSSDPPIGPKVIRADPQGRRRHSSETFSSAGTVTTSSSFFTDSSKRHSSASFDNVWLKPDENISDGQENKMSRDTSTGFQNGLNYIALNLRDDPLSCEANTTAPACHLQNGTSGLDSGAYVSIDFSRSDGLKCNARKD; from the exons ATGGCGAGCGGGATGAATGGCccggccggcggcggcggcggcagcagcgagGAGGAGCCGGGCGCCCGGCACACGGGAGGCGGAGCCGCGCCCCAGCAGGAGCCCGGCGTGCTCGGCGCGGCGGCGGGCGAGGGGGAGCCGGCGGCGGGCGAGGGCGGGCGCTGCCCGTCCCCTCAGCCGcaccacctgctgctgctgctgcggcgcTCGCCCAGCGCTTCGCTGTGCCCGGCGCCCGAGGCCGCCCCCGCGCCCGGCCGGGCCGTTCCCTCGGCGGGCCGCGGCGGGCAGCCCCCCCCGGCGGGCCGCGGCGCCGGTGAGGACGTGAGGAAATGCGGGTACCTGCGGAAGCAGAAGCACGGGCACAAGCGTTACTTCGTCCTGCGGGCCGAGAGCCACCTGGCCCCCGCCCGGCTGGAGTACTATGACAGCGAGAAGAAGTTCAAGAGCAGCCTCCGGGCGgcgggggccggcggggcggccgcgctGTGCTGCCCCCCGCCCAAGCGGGTCATCCCCCTGTACCAGTGCTTCACCGTGAGCCGCCGCGCCGACGCTAAGCACAAGCACATCATCGCCCTGTACACCAAGGACGAGTACTTCGCCATGCTGGCCGAGAACGAAGCCGAGCAGGAGGCCTGGTACCAAGCCATCAGCGAGCTCATGAATCAGAGCAAGAGGGGcttcctggagcaggaggaccATGCCGATCAGCAGGTGGATGAGGATGATGAGCACTACGGGGCCACCCTGAGGCCTGGCACCGTGTTCAAGGAGGTGTGGCAGGTCAACGTGAAGCCCAAAGGCTTGGGACAAACGAAAAACCTCACTGGAGTGTACAGGTTGTGCCTCTCCAGCAAGGCCATCCACCTTGTCAAGCTGAACTCGGAGGTGCCCTCTGTTCACTTGCAGCTTATGAACATTCGCCGCTGCGGACACTCAGAGAATTTCTTCTTCATTGAAGTGGGCAGATCTGCCTCTATTGGGCCTGGAGAGCTCTGGATGCAAGTGGATGATTCGGTTGTTGCCCAAAATATGCACGAGACTTTTCTGGATACCATGAAAGCTCTAAAGGCCTTTGCAGAGTTTAGGCCCCGAAGCAAGAGCCAGTCTTCTGGTGGTGGCAGCGGTACCAATCCCATATCCTTCATCACCACCAGAAGGCACTTGGGCAACCTACCCCCCAGCCAGACAGGCTTGCAGAGAAGATCTAGAACTGAGAGCGTTGCTGGAGGCACTCCTCCTACCACCAAAAGCAACAACTCCTATCGCTTCAGAACCTCCAGTGAAGGAGAGGGAACCATGACTAGACCTTTTAGGTCAGTGACTGGGAGTCTGATACACCTGAATACTGCAAGGATGAATTTGGGCCGGCAAGAAGGGAGTGGAAGGTACGTGAGAGCCGCTTTCAGCTCATCTTACCACACCAGGTCTGCTTCGCTGCctgtttctcattttccctCTACCACAAGTCCCATCAGTGTTTCTTCCAGCAGTGGCCATGGTTCTGCTTCGGACATGCTGACCAGGCCTTCTAGCTCATCTGTTTGTGGTTCCCCAAGTGATGGGGGATTCATCTCTTCCGATGAGtatggctccagccctggagattTCAGGTACTTTAGGGTGAGGAGTAATACACCAGATTCCCTGGGAAACACACCACCTATCAGAGAGGAGAACTGTCTGAGTGAGTACATGTCCATGAATAAGCAACAGGGAGATGATGGCTCAAGAGATGATTATATGGAGGCTGAAAAATGCTTCAGGAAAAGAGCTTACTCTCTAACAAAGCCAACTTCTGTGGCAGTGCAGCAGAAGACAACGCAAACTACAGCTTTGTTGGATGAAGATTCTGCAGGAAATCATGGACGTTTACTTTACTCTGAAACACCAAAATTCAAAGATAACCATGAATTGGAGTACAGTGACACTAACCTTGATTCCATGTGTAACCAAAGCAGGAGTAAAGCCAGGGATGATGGGTACATGCCAATGATGCCAGGAGTCGCATCTTCTCTATCCAGCACCAGCGATTATTTGCCAATGACTCCTAAAAGCATGTCTGTTCCAAAACAGATTAACAATTCCTGGTCACCATCTCAGGTCGACTCCCGAGGCTATATGATGATGTTTCCAAAGGGCAGCTCTTCACCTGTACGGAGTCCTTTAACTGGATTTGCTTCTAAAGGAAGTAATGAGAAGATTGTAAACAACGAGTATATGGATATGTCACCTGGCAATTCAGTTCCAAAGCACCCCGGTGATTCAAATTATATTCATACCACTTCTGTTTCCAAAGGTTTtagttcatatttttctttgccCCGAAGCTTTAAGGCATTATCAGGACAAAATGGTGACCACAGTGAATATGTTCCAATGTCTTCACCTGGAAAACTCTTGTACGGTGCACCAGAAAACGTAAAGGGGGTCAGCAGTGAGACTCTGGCTAATGGCATCTCTAAATTGCCGACGTTGAAGGGTTCGGATGAAGGGcttgggcagagcagggctgccaggccCACACGACTGCCCCTCGGTACGAGAGGGAGTAACACCATCCCCAGGATGTACGATCGCACAGTTCCACCCGAGCCAGCCAGTCCGGGTGAATACATCAATATTGATTTTAATGAGAAGGCGAGTAACACGCCCTATTCCTTATCTGCAGAAGGATCTCCATCATCTCTAGGCTCCAGCAGTGACCACAGGCAGTCACCGCTCTCTGATTACATGAGTGTTGACTTGGATGTGCAGTCACCAAAAGCAGCGAAGGAGCTGTCGAACTCTCTAACAGATATTTCAATTTATGCAAGTTCCAGTATTCCTAGAAACCAACCAAACCCTGACTATGCCAGGCTTTCATTTGGTGCTGCATGTGTTAGCACGGCAAGTAACAGGACTGATGACTACACTGAGATGACGTTCAACATGGCAGCCACACCACCAAGGCCATTTGCCACTGAATCTGATAGTGCTGGAAAGATGGACAGTCCTTCTTCCATCGTTAATAGACTCTGCATTGTGGATCGATATGCTGGTAGCAGTAGCTTCTCTGTCCCTAGCTCTGACCCTCCTATAGGACCGAAAGTGATTCGAGCTGACCCTCAAGGCAGGAGGAGACACAGTTCTGAAACATTCTCTTCTGCTGGGACTGTGACCACCTCATCCTCTTTCTTTACTGACAGTAGCAAaagacacagctctgcctcatTTGACAACGTTTGGTTGAAACCGGatgaaaacatttctgatggtcaggaaaacaaaatgtccAGGGATACCTCAACTGGATTTCAGAATGGCTTAAACTACATTGCTCTGAATTTACGTGATGACCCTCTAAGCTGTGAGGCGAATACTACAGCGCCAGCCTGCCATCTCCAAAATGGTACTTCAGGTTTGGACAGTGGAGCTTATGTAAGCATAGATTTCAGCAGATCAGATGGGCTGAAGTGTAATGCGAGAAAAG ACTGA